In Paenibacillus segetis, the genomic window ATCACAGCAAGTGTAAGTGGAATGACGATGAATCAAAGCTTCGATGAACATGATCTATCAGTTCGGGTGCTATTACGTAATACTAGTGGTACAACGGTTACATTACCGAAGTATCAATTTGAGTTACAAACATCAGATGGTTATCGCTTACCAATTTCATCGAGTGCAATAGAGAATGTAGTTCTGCAGCCGCTTGAAGAAAAGGTGTTTTCACTAGCTGTAACCATACCAGCTAACGTCAAAGCAGATAATTCACAATTGTTCATGAATCTCCCTTCTGCTTCAGACAGTAAGGATAATTTCAAATATCCGGTAGCTATATTTACACTTCCAGAGTCACAGCCAGTGCAGAACATGATTGGACAGAAGCAATACGTACAGACGGGTAAAGGAATTGTTGGATTTGAACTCTCCTCCTTACAAAGATTACCTTGGAGTGACGGTGATCAAGTAGCGGCTAAAATTACAATCAGTAATACGGGATCAAAAACAATTTTGTTGCCTGAGCTGCTTGGACAAATTAAGATTGATTCGGCGAAATTAACAGCAGATACAAAATTGATTACTTCGCAAAGTGTTGGATTACTAGGTGCAAATTCATCAACGGATGTATATATCATATCCAAGGTACCTAGCAATATCGACTTCAGCCAATTACAAATTTCGCTGCTTGAGAAAGTTGGAGAAGGAAGCTCGGAGTGGATGCAGTTTAGCCATGCAGGCGCGCTGCCTGAACTTACAACAATTACTAGTGGTTCAAGTTATGAGATAGATACTTCAGGACGTAAGCAAGAACTTAAAGTCCTACGCTCCTTCGTTTATACGGGAACTTCATCAGATTTAATCTATGCAGAACTTGAAGAGAAGAACATGGAAGATCATCAGATCGACCTCTCGCAAATTACAGGTTCCTTTAAGGCTTCTGGAGGACAGACATACAAAGCAACTGTTAGCCAAATCGACACTTCGGCTGGTCCAGAAGAGAAGAGCGTAGTAGCACTCTGGGCTAAAATTCCGAAAAAGGTATCTACCACAGATATGAAATTGGTTGTGGGTGAGGGTATCACTGATAATAAAATGACTCCAATTAAAGGGGTACCAACCGGTTATGTAAATGCTGCCGCACTAGAATTAAACATCTCAACACCGAATGTAAGAGGTAATCTGGCTGATTTAGATCTATTCCCGTATTCCTTAACAGTGAGGGATGTGAGAGCCACTCTAAGTGGATCGACATCAGTTAGCCTAACATTTGATTACAGCCAAAATCGAAATATGGAATATGCAATCGGGGAATTTGGACATAAATATTTGTTTGAAGTAGTCGATTCAAGTAATCGCACATTTGAGAAGGAATTTATACCGGAAACGGATCTAAAATTATCTAAAAGTGCAAGCGCAAGTTTCAGTTTTGATGATATCGTTTTTGATAAGAGACAAGGGGGTACCTTCCAATTGAACATATACGATTTGTTCCAAGGTCAGAAGGTGAAACTCGGGAGTCAAGGTTTCTATTATTTATCGTCGAATTATGATAAAGAGTAATATACGAAACAAGCAAAAATCCCTCGCTAAGGGATTTTTGCTTGTTCATCTCTATCAAAACCTCTATCATTGATAGAAAGAGAATTGATAGAATTAATCGCCTAAAGTAAACCTAACCAAACCTTAAGGAGGAACATCATGAAGAGAACGTGGAAAGTGGCTGCGGCTGTGGTATTGATCGGCGGAGGTCTATGGACAGGCTCGCTACTAAATTTGAAGGCTGAAGGTGCTGGAGTAACTAACCAACCAGGTACCGCTGATGATCCGGTTGTTACGAAGAGCTACGTGGATCAACAAATTCAGCAAGCGCTGAAGGGTGGCGGTGGAAGCACAACAACACCTACAGCACCACCAACGCCTTCTACTGGCGGTAGTGATTCCTCTGCTACGGAAGATATGAAGATTGTGGATGTTAAACCAGGACAGATCTTGATCGCTTCTGCAGGTACTGAGTTTATTGTTCGTGCAGGTAAGGCAGTTGTATATAGTGAAGATAAGAATGGTATATCTGATTTGACGGATGGCAAAGACATTATAGGCGGCAATGCGGTTGTCAACAACCACCTGCTTCTTTTCCCGAGAGAGGGTCGAGGAATACAGGTGAAGGAAGGCGATACTCATAACCTGACTGTCATCGTACGGGGTGGATATCAAATTAAGTAATGGATTAAGCATTATATGCAATAGCGATATTATTTTACCAAAAGTAACAATCATTAATACGGGTAGGTACATGAAAAGGACACATACTATTCCTGAAGCAACTATCATCAGGAGGTGTATCGTTCATGGCAAGAAGCAATAGTAAAATCATCCCGGAAAGTCGTCATGTACTACAACAATGGAAATATGAAATCGCTGCAGAGTTTGGACTAGCAGTAGGTGGCGGCGCGGGTCTTGGATCTGCCGACACAGAGTTTGCTGGTGAACTCGGAGCAATGGGAACTGGCAGCGGTTATGGCGGAAGCTGGGGACATCTAACTTCCCGCGAGAACGGCTCGGTTGGTGGAGAGATTACGAAACGATTGGTTGCGAAGGCCCAAGAAGGACTTTTTTAATCAAATTTTTATATAAAAATACCTTGATTATTTTGACACGGGTTGGCAAATAAGTTAATATGACTTTTGAGGATTGTCAATTCAACCTTTTCCGCTATGGAAAAGGTTCATTTTTTGATAGGGGACAACCACACTGGACATGCATCCTCATTGCTTCTTGTTATCTGGTGGGGTATTTATAGTATTGGATATTTAGGCTGTTGCCATACTATCCATATGGGGAGGTTGATTTTTTAAAATGTCTATACAAGGAAGACACTTATTTACTTCCGAGTCCGTAACCGAGGGACACCCGGATAAAATTTGCGACCAAATCTCCGATGCGGTTCTTGACGCATTCCTGGAGAATGATCCTAATGCTCGTGTAGCTTGTGAAGTTGCTGTGGCTACAGGGCTTGTTCTCGTAATCGGTGAGATTAGTACGAAATCAGAATATGTAGATATTCCTGCCATCGTGCGAAAAACGGTTAAAGAGATTGGTTATACACGTGCTAAATATGGCTTCGATTCCGACACTTGTGCGGTGTTGTCATCATTGAATGAGCAGTCAGCAGATATTGCTCAAGGTGTAAATGCAGCGCTAGAGAACCGGGATCCGGCTCAAATGGATAAAGAAACAGCAAATATCGGTGCAGGTGACCAAGGTTTGATGTTCGGATTTGCAACGAATGAGACTCCTGAACTCATGCCGTTACCTATTGCTCTTTCTCACCGTATTGCACGTCGTCTATCTGAAGTGCGTAAGGACGGTACATTGGACTATCTTCGTCCAGATGGCAAAACGCAGGTAACGATTGAATATATCGATGGTAAGCCTACACGTGTTGATACGATCGTTGTGTCCACGCAGCATGCCGAAGAAATCACGTTGGAACAAATCCAACAAGATATTAAAGAGCATGTTATCCTTCCTGTTGTTCCAGCGGAATTACTGGACGGAGAGACGAAATATTATATTAATCCAACGGGTCGTTTCGTCATCGGTGGGCCACAAGGTGATGCAGGCTTAACAGGACGTAAGATCATCGTAGATACATATGGTGGTTATGCGCGTCATGGCGGAGGTGCATTCTCCGGTAAGGATCCAACGAAGGTCGACCGTTCGGCTGCTTATGCTGCACGTTACGTTGCGAAGAATCTTGTCGCTGCAGGCTTGGCTGATAAAGTTGAAATTCAGTTGGCCTATGCAATTGGCGTAGCTACCCCAGTATCGATTAACGTTGATACGTACGGTACAGGTAAAATTGCTGAAGAGAAGCTTGTGGAATTGGTTCGTAAGAACTTCGACCTGCGTCCAGCAGGTATTATCCGCATGTTGGACCTTCGTCGTCCGATCTATCGTCAGACGGCTGCTTATGGTCACTTTGGTAGAACAGACATTGAGCTTCCTTGGGAGCAAGTGGATAAGGCTGAAGTATTGAAGGCGCAAGCTGGATTATAAAATAGTGTTGTACATTAAAACGGATACCTTCCGCCAAGTGCGTGAGGATATCCGTTTTTTTGTATGCCATAAGGATACTCGCTTCAAGTAAAACATCTTATAATAGACAAAATACATCCCCTTCTAAACTTGTAAGCGATTCTAACCGTTAATATATATAGGTGTGTTTAATGATAGAGTGACGTATTTTTTTACATAGCTTATTGAACTGAAAGGGGAACGGAAGTAATGAGAAAGAAGATTTCGATGGGAATTATATTCGTGCTGGTAGTGAATATGTTGCTGGGAGCCATTGTGTCGGCAGCTGACCCAGTAGCTGGGGGGAGCCCGATTGTAATAACGATGTCGCCAGCCGATGGAGCCAAGGGGGTTCCAATCGAGACCAATCAAATTCAATTGAAGTTTGATCGAGATGTGAAAATGGGGACGGGAACAATAGAGGTTACAAAAGTAGATAATACAGGTGAAACAACAGTAGTGACACAACCTATTACACCTCAACCTTATGTAATGAGTCGATATGATATTTCATTACCTACAGGGGTTTTAACAAATGGAACTATGTATTACGTGAAAGGTACTGCTGGAACATTTGTTGATGCGAATGCAACTTCGATTCAATCGGATAATTTAAGAATGACATTTAAAACAATCTCGGCCCAAGGTAGCACAGCGCCTGTAATTAGTAATGTAGCTCCAGGTAGAGGAGAGATTATAACTGATGAGGCGAAGGAGTTAAAGATAACCTTTGATAAGACAATTAATAAAGGTATAGGATTTATTTATGTAAATCGAGCGTCAGATAACCAAAATTTTATCAAACTATCTCCCCAAGACGCTAAGATAGAAGGAGATATGGACAATGAAGTCTCATGGCCCATTAGCGGTCTAAGTCGTGGTGAACGATATTATGTTCTGATTGACAGAGGTGCATTCAAGGATTTAGATGATCATCCCTTTGAAGGGATCAGTAGTGCACAAGAATGGTATTTCAATGTTAAAGGGAATCCAGTGACATGGGCTACTTCAACACCTACGCTACCAGCTAATGGAGCTACAGGTATCTCGAACACAGGGACCGTTCAATTGAATTTCAGTCGCCCGGTATATCCGGATAGTGGAAATCTCAGTCTGAGATTAACAGATTCATCAGGTACTTCGGTTAAGGAGTTTAATGTCACTTCCTCAGAAGTAAAGGGTGGGGGCACGAACAAAATAACGATTACTCTTCCTACTCTATCCTATAATCAGAGATATTCACTCTCTGCTTTAGCAGGAGTTTTTAAAGATAGTGATAATAATCCTTCACCAAAAGTTGATTTGTCCTTCTCGACGGGAACGACGACATCGACGGCACTGACATGGAACTCTTTATCTCCGCTGGATCGGAGTTTGAATAACGCTATTACAACGAATGTAGTAGCTACATTTAATCGAGATATTTCCTTAACGGATCCTTCGGGTGCTACAGGAATTAAACTTATGAAGCAAGGTACAACCACTCCTATTACTGCTAGAGTCAGCACTTCAGGTAAGCAGTTGATCATTATCCCATCTGCCAATCTGCAGGAGGGAACGACATATTATGTTGATATCGCAAGTGGAGCTATTAAGGATCAGAGCACAGGTGAGTTATTTAGAGGATTAGATGGAGCATCAAGCTGGACCTTCCAGACACTAGTTTCGGATAAGACAGCACCAGTCATTCAGAGTTCAACGATGTATAGTAATTCGGTGATTCGCCTGCAGTATAATAAAACGCTTGATTCGACGATCAATTTGTTGACTTCCAGCTTCGCAGTGACAGTCAACGGAGAGACGAGAAGAATCAGCAGTGCTTATGTCTCGGGTGAGAGTGTCTACGTTACTTTAGATACGGGCGTGGCTGTTGGTCAGGTTATTCGAATCAGTTACAGTGGTAATAGTGTAAGACCAGTACAGGATTTGTCTAAGAATCCTGCGGCATCTTTTTCAAACAGAGAAGTGACGAACGGTGTTGATTCGGTGTTGCCGAAGCCTGTTGAAGGTTCTGTCTCTGGAAGTACGTTGACTTTAACCTTTAGTGAAAGCTTGAAGAGCTTATCCAGTAGATATGCCTATGATCAGTTTAGCGTAACAGCTGACGGATATTCCAAAGGAATTAATAGTATCTATCAGAGTGGCCGTACGATTACATTATATTTGTCTAGTTCGGTATCCAATGGAGAGATTGTAAAAGTGTCCTACTCTCCAGGATCTTACCCACTTCAGGATTCTCGGGGACAGAATATATCGGCCTTTAGTGATTATTTTGTTCGTAATACCTACGACACCAAGCCTCCAGAATTAACAGAGATCGAGGGTAGCGGCAATAAAATAACTCTTACCTATAACGAGGCACTGAAAACGACAAACATTCCGATGAAGAGTCAATTTTCGGTATTGGTGAATAATACGGCTGTTTATGTGACGAATATAGAGGTTGTGTCCAATCGCGTGGTGCTTACACTCGCGTCATCTTTTACTAAGGATCAAGTTGTAACGTTATCGTATGTGTCTGGTTACGGTGGGATTGCAGACTTGAATGGAAATTTGGCAGGGTATATCGATTTGCAACCGATCACTTATAGCTTGTTGATGGAAGGAATACGTTACGCAACAGTGAAAGGCGATATTATAACAGTCGTATATAATAATACTTTGAAGCCAACGTCCTTCTTACCGGTTAACCAGTTCGATGTGTCAGTCGATAAAGTTAATCGAGGCGTACAAACTGCGACAGTAAGTGGGGATACAGTCACATTAAAGTTGAGTTCGGCAGTTACAGCTAATCAAGTCGTGTCGTTATCTTATATGACAGGTTCTACACCGTTGTATGATAATCAGGGTACTATTCTCAAAGCGTACACCAATATGCCGGTTCAGAATGTGACGGATAAGGGAACGACGACATCGACACCAGGCGGTATTGAACAACCTAATTATGTTACACAGATGTCTGCTAGTGATTTTGGAAAAAGTGGTTATTTGCTGAATATCAGTGTAGCACAGGCGCTACAGAGCCTATCGCGCAATGGAGAGAGCATTAAGAAATATAGCCTTGATAGTACAAAGGTACTGGCTGGAATGAAATATGTAACGAATAATAACGTGAGTAAAATGCTCGTGTTTGAGGTCCCGTCTACAGAAAAGGCAGCTCAAGTTGACATCCCACTGAGTGCATTACTGGAAGTATATAGTAGTGGGAAGACTGGCTCATTTGCTGTTAAATATAAGGATTATATGTACGAGCTCCCTATTGATAAAATTCCCTATACGGAAATTTCACGTGTCTTAGGATCGTCCACGATGAGCGCGGCTAATCTGACGGTTCAGCTGGAAGCGATATCGAGGGCTCAACTAGCGGTGACAACCTCCAATAATGCTGTTACGACGACCCCTTTGGTTGATCCAGTTCAATTGTATGTTACGGCAAACAATGGACCTAATATGGATGCGGGGGAAGTTTCACATATTGGACAGCTTTATTTCCGCGTATCAGGTAGCTTGCCATCGACCAATCAAGTGGCACTGTTTAAGTATAATGTAGCTACAAGTAAACTTTCTTTTATGCCTTCGAGTGTAA contains:
- the metK gene encoding methionine adenosyltransferase, producing MSIQGRHLFTSESVTEGHPDKICDQISDAVLDAFLENDPNARVACEVAVATGLVLVIGEISTKSEYVDIPAIVRKTVKEIGYTRAKYGFDSDTCAVLSSLNEQSADIAQGVNAALENRDPAQMDKETANIGAGDQGLMFGFATNETPELMPLPIALSHRIARRLSEVRKDGTLDYLRPDGKTQVTIEYIDGKPTRVDTIVVSTQHAEEITLEQIQQDIKEHVILPVVPAELLDGETKYYINPTGRFVIGGPQGDAGLTGRKIIVDTYGGYARHGGGAFSGKDPTKVDRSAAYAARYVAKNLVAAGLADKVEIQLAYAIGVATPVSINVDTYGTGKIAEEKLVELVRKNFDLRPAGIIRMLDLRRPIYRQTAAYGHFGRTDIELPWEQVDKAEVLKAQAGL
- a CDS encoding Ig-like domain-containing protein, producing MRKKISMGIIFVLVVNMLLGAIVSAADPVAGGSPIVITMSPADGAKGVPIETNQIQLKFDRDVKMGTGTIEVTKVDNTGETTVVTQPITPQPYVMSRYDISLPTGVLTNGTMYYVKGTAGTFVDANATSIQSDNLRMTFKTISAQGSTAPVISNVAPGRGEIITDEAKELKITFDKTINKGIGFIYVNRASDNQNFIKLSPQDAKIEGDMDNEVSWPISGLSRGERYYVLIDRGAFKDLDDHPFEGISSAQEWYFNVKGNPVTWATSTPTLPANGATGISNTGTVQLNFSRPVYPDSGNLSLRLTDSSGTSVKEFNVTSSEVKGGGTNKITITLPTLSYNQRYSLSALAGVFKDSDNNPSPKVDLSFSTGTTTSTALTWNSLSPLDRSLNNAITTNVVATFNRDISLTDPSGATGIKLMKQGTTTPITARVSTSGKQLIIIPSANLQEGTTYYVDIASGAIKDQSTGELFRGLDGASSWTFQTLVSDKTAPVIQSSTMYSNSVIRLQYNKTLDSTINLLTSSFAVTVNGETRRISSAYVSGESVYVTLDTGVAVGQVIRISYSGNSVRPVQDLSKNPAASFSNREVTNGVDSVLPKPVEGSVSGSTLTLTFSESLKSLSSRYAYDQFSVTADGYSKGINSIYQSGRTITLYLSSSVSNGEIVKVSYSPGSYPLQDSRGQNISAFSDYFVRNTYDTKPPELTEIEGSGNKITLTYNEALKTTNIPMKSQFSVLVNNTAVYVTNIEVVSNRVVLTLASSFTKDQVVTLSYVSGYGGIADLNGNLAGYIDLQPITYSLLMEGIRYATVKGDIITVVYNNTLKPTSFLPVNQFDVSVDKVNRGVQTATVSGDTVTLKLSSAVTANQVVSLSYMTGSTPLYDNQGTILKAYTNMPVQNVTDKGTTTSTPGGIEQPNYVTQMSASDFGKSGYLLNISVAQALQSLSRNGESIKKYSLDSTKVLAGMKYVTNNNVSKMLVFEVPSTEKAAQVDIPLSALLEVYSSGKTGSFAVKYKDYMYELPIDKIPYTEISRVLGSSTMSAANLTVQLEAISRAQLAVTTSNNAVTTTPLVDPVQLYVTANNGPNMDAGEVSHIGQLYFRVSGSLPSTNQVALFKYNVATSKLSFMPSSVIGSSASMIFSGKVNGNSIIGPAVGYSFFSDTTKHWAKEAISELAGKLIVEPRSGSYDKFEPDKNITRAEFAVFIAKGLGLSGDMSRRFPDVSTGAVGEYIGAAAKAGIITGYTDGTFKPNSYITREQMALMMVRAMEYTGYSVSNNGTTTQTLSKFKDASKIQSKETVAKAVREGIIQGMTSNTFQPQGNATRAQAVVMLKRVLDKLD
- a CDS encoding DUF4832 domain-containing protein; translation: MRKIPVTAAALSISLLLASAPEAMAASATNKTTTTKPTAKETTKKPVVHTLANLSAVKITAKSTVSLTDVNILTQDEESILTYTLTIKNGDNKPLDLLDYWSKVKTASGTSYSTSLMSKDKDKKKLSAGSSTTLTYVAKVGKDMKISNLVFQVVKWDFSQPGYEALKGQFKVPANYLTSTPADQSKTIRISDVPVKAMVKQVAAYTSGDYNYVSVGLNLQNIGYRIFEDPKVKFVIKTSNGASYPMSADSTSTEYKIQPQDNKTLNLMTAIPKSIKLTNMELQWVQDDETAKMSLPVATMQLPGAADKSLATEANEEKSISLGSGKITASVSGMTMNQSFDEHDLSVRVLLRNTSGTTVTLPKYQFELQTSDGYRLPISSSAIENVVLQPLEEKVFSLAVTIPANVKADNSQLFMNLPSASDSKDNFKYPVAIFTLPESQPVQNMIGQKQYVQTGKGIVGFELSSLQRLPWSDGDQVAAKITISNTGSKTILLPELLGQIKIDSAKLTADTKLITSQSVGLLGANSSTDVYIISKVPSNIDFSQLQISLLEKVGEGSSEWMQFSHAGALPELTTITSGSSYEIDTSGRKQELKVLRSFVYTGTSSDLIYAELEEKNMEDHQIDLSQITGSFKASGGQTYKATVSQIDTSAGPEEKSVVALWAKIPKKVSTTDMKLVVGEGITDNKMTPIKGVPTGYVNAAALELNISTPNVRGNLADLDLFPYSLTVRDVRATLSGSTSVSLTFDYSQNRNMEYAIGEFGHKYLFEVVDSSNRTFEKEFIPETDLKLSKSASASFSFDDIVFDKRQGGTFQLNIYDLFQGQKVKLGSQGFYYLSSNYDKE
- a CDS encoding alpha/beta-type small acid-soluble spore protein, with protein sequence MARSNSKIIPESRHVLQQWKYEIAAEFGLAVGGGAGLGSADTEFAGELGAMGTGSGYGGSWGHLTSRENGSVGGEITKRLVAKAQEGLF